In a genomic window of Ignisphaera sp.:
- a CDS encoding AAA family ATPase, with protein sequence MRRPIIASISGKGGSGKTTLTALLLKILIENVSNDYILVVDADPATNLSDVLGLRIVKTIGDVVEEFRKKLDELTLTGFDKASTLNYWIIRDCLVETEYFDFIAMGRGEGEGCYCYVNSVLTTILTNLINNYSVVLMDMEAGLEHLNRRVDRHVNTLIVVVDPSAMSIKTAERIMAVAKEVGINPEKFYVVGNRLTEDMAKKVESNLSRLGYEYAGTIPEDDMILRHSIEGRPLLELPKNSKAVVAARSIARKIGFVD encoded by the coding sequence ATGAGAAGACCTATTATAGCATCTATCTCAGGGAAGGGAGGATCTGGAAAAACAACATTAACAGCTCTGCTACTAAAGATACTCATAGAAAATGTGAGTAACGACTATATATTGGTTGTTGATGCAGATCCTGCAACAAATCTCTCAGATGTTTTAGGATTGAGGATAGTTAAAACAATTGGGGATGTTGTTGAGGAGTTTAGAAAGAAATTAGATGAGCTTACATTAACAGGGTTTGACAAAGCTTCAACACTTAACTACTGGATTATAAGAGACTGCTTAGTTGAGACAGAATATTTTGATTTTATAGCTATGGGGAGAGGTGAGGGGGAGGGATGCTATTGCTATGTAAACTCAGTTTTAACCACAATTTTAACGAATCTAATAAATAATTATAGTGTTGTATTAATGGATATGGAGGCAGGTTTGGAACATCTGAATAGAAGAGTTGATAGACATGTAAATACATTGATAGTTGTTGTAGACCCATCAGCAATGAGTATAAAAACAGCTGAGAGGATAATGGCCGTGGCTAAAGAGGTTGGAATAAATCCAGAGAAATTCTATGTTGTTGGAAATAGGCTAACAGAGGACATGGCTAAAAAAGTGGAGAGTAATCTTAGTAGGTTGGGCTACGAATATGCTGGAACTATACCAGAGGACGATATGATTCTTAGACATAGCATAGAAGGTAGACCCCTATTAGAGTTGCCTAAAAACAGCAAGGCGGTTGTGG
- a CDS encoding ASKHA domain-containing protein, whose protein sequence is MSKEKVKVFFPQFNIVAEASIGSTIIEIVQKVGIGIRSVCGGRGFCGKCKVFVKGKVDFELTDKTLLSEDEISKGYVLACLARVVDDIEVFIPPETQFRKAKLLSHVLLPKIDLEPVIVAKTISDYFDIVKLSSFYKMDSNLIKKANDVLERFGKAIAFIDPMHNSVIDVRESNTFYGIAVDIGTTKIVVALIDLASGNVVDVDSEFNKQMMYGEDIVSRISYALSGERLKELQKAVVETINILIDGLCKRHNIDKNSIFHVSVAGNTAMTHLFIGLNPQPLIQSFKASVKIDPKPYILKAFEIGLNVNRNALVYVLPCSGRFLGGDVVGDVITANIHLRDEPALLIDIGTNTEVVMGCKHWFMGTTAPAGPAFEGWGLRCGVRAVQGAIESVEIDPKTLRARYRVIGDVKPIGICGSGYIDIVAQLFINGVIDAQGKFYRDIDSEYVRKGTDGYEYVIVPAAESGTGRDIVVTEKDIYNIIDAKSSVCAAISILMKRMQLDVHKIKSVFICGAFGRYLNIDSAIAIGMIPEFPNAEIVYIGNGSLGGAILTTLSRGYVEAAEKIARNFATIELMLDPYFMEEYEAGFVLPGKQELFPTWWRRSKMIKPWRKTTM, encoded by the coding sequence GTGAGCAAAGAGAAAGTTAAGGTATTTTTTCCACAATTTAATATTGTTGCAGAAGCCTCTATAGGCTCAACGATAATTGAGATTGTGCAGAAGGTTGGTATAGGGATTAGGAGTGTTTGTGGAGGCAGGGGCTTCTGCGGGAAATGCAAAGTTTTTGTAAAAGGTAAAGTTGATTTCGAGTTAACAGATAAAACACTTCTTTCCGAGGATGAGATTAGTAAAGGATATGTATTAGCATGTTTGGCGAGGGTTGTTGATGATATAGAGGTTTTCATACCTCCTGAAACACAGTTTAGAAAAGCCAAACTTTTATCCCACGTTCTTTTACCGAAAATTGATTTAGAGCCTGTTATAGTTGCAAAAACCATTTCAGACTATTTTGACATTGTCAAGTTAAGTTCTTTCTATAAAATGGATTCGAATTTGATTAAAAAAGCAAATGATGTTTTAGAGAGATTTGGTAAAGCAATAGCCTTTATAGACCCTATGCACAATTCTGTAATTGACGTTAGAGAAAGTAATACTTTTTACGGTATTGCTGTAGATATTGGAACAACAAAAATTGTTGTAGCTTTAATAGATTTAGCATCTGGTAATGTAGTCGATGTTGACTCGGAATTCAATAAGCAGATGATGTATGGCGAAGACATAGTCTCCCGTATTTCATATGCTTTAAGCGGTGAAAGGCTTAAAGAACTTCAAAAAGCTGTTGTAGAGACAATCAATATATTGATAGATGGACTATGTAAAAGACATAACATAGACAAGAATAGTATATTTCATGTTTCTGTAGCGGGCAATACAGCGATGACACATCTATTTATTGGCTTAAATCCACAACCATTGATACAATCATTTAAAGCTTCTGTAAAAATAGATCCAAAACCATATATATTAAAAGCTTTTGAAATAGGGTTGAATGTCAATAGAAATGCCCTTGTCTATGTATTGCCATGTTCTGGGAGATTCCTTGGTGGAGATGTTGTAGGAGATGTCATTACAGCAAATATTCATCTCAGAGATGAGCCGGCTCTTCTAATAGATATTGGAACAAATACAGAGGTTGTTATGGGCTGTAAGCACTGGTTTATGGGTACAACAGCACCTGCTGGACCAGCTTTTGAGGGCTGGGGGCTTAGATGTGGTGTTAGAGCTGTTCAAGGAGCCATAGAAAGTGTTGAAATAGATCCAAAAACTTTGAGGGCTAGATATAGGGTTATAGGCGATGTGAAGCCTATTGGCATATGCGGTTCTGGCTACATTGATATAGTGGCGCAACTTTTTATAAATGGTGTTATAGATGCTCAAGGCAAATTCTACAGAGATATAGATTCTGAATATGTTAGAAAAGGTACTGATGGCTATGAATATGTGATTGTACCTGCTGCAGAATCTGGTACTGGAAGAGATATTGTTGTCACGGAAAAAGACATTTATAATATTATAGATGCTAAATCGTCTGTTTGTGCAGCAATATCAATCCTTATGAAGAGAATGCAATTAGATGTGCACAAAATTAAAAGTGTTTTCATATGTGGAGCATTTGGAAGATACCTCAACATAGATAGCGCAATTGCTATTGGGATGATACCAGAGTTCCCAAATGCAGAAATTGTGTATATAGGCAATGGCTCTCTTGGAGGAGCAATACTAACAACACTATCTAGAGGCTATGTGGAAGCAGCTGAGAAGATAGCTAGAAACTTTGCAACTATAGAACTTATGCTAGATCCATATTTTATGGAGGAATACGAAGCTGGCTTTGTACTGCCAGGAAAGCAGGAGTTGTTCCCAACCTGGTGGAGGAGGAGCAAGATGATAAAGCCGTGGAGAAAAACTACTATGTAG